CATACTTTTTGTTGGAATGGGGTACCGAAATTGAACATTATCGGCGTTGAAAAAGAGTTTAACTTTCCGTTGAAATATTTATTTAATTCTAGTTCAAGGTTATCTAAAATGTCATTGCTAGTTAAAAGAATTTCAGTGTTAAGTTGTTGTTTAACAATTTGTAACTCATCTTTAATAGTAGGTTTATTAATAAAATGTAGCATTAATAAATGCGTTTCGTTAGCAATTGCTAACATATCTCCAGCTTTTGTTTGTATAACTTTTTGATATAGGGTCATGTTTATCACTCCTATCGAAATTTTAACATATTAAATCCGTATTGACTTTATAACTTCAAGTGATATTATAATTATAAAATAGATTGGAATAATCGGGAATAAGAAGGGACAAATTAATATGAAGAAAAATATATTATTATTATTGACGCTAGTCTTATCGATTGTGTTAGCAGCATGTGGGAATGAGGATAAAGATAAAAAAGAAATAACTGTAGCCACTTCTCCAGGACCTTATAGTGAATTGTTCTTAAAAGGGATTAAACCTGAATTAGAAGATAAAGGATATACGGTAAAAGATAAAGACTTCACTGAGTTATTACAAGCTGATGTTGCATTACAAGAAGGTAGTGTAGATGTGAATGTTGATCAGCATAAGGCATACATGGATACTTTTAATAAGGAAAGAGATGCAAAATTAACGAACATCACTAAAATTCCAACGGTACCAGCTCAAATTTTCTCAAATAAAAACAAAGACATTAAAAGCATTAAATCTGGAGATACAATAGCAATACCACAAGATCCTTCTAATACTGCGAGAGCATATAGATTATTAGAAAAAGCAGGTTGGATTAAATTAGATGCGGATAAAGATGATATTACAATTACTAAAAAAGATATTTCTGAAAATCCAAAAAACTTAAAAATAAAAACAATGGATTTAGCAAATATACCTAGAATTTTAGACGAAGTAGATTATGCGGTAATACCAGGTTCAATTGTTTATGCTTCAAAAGTAGATCCATCTAAAGGATTATTAAAAGAAGATTTAGTAGATGACTTATACCTACAAGTAGTCGTGAATGTTGAGAATAAAGATGAGCAATGGGTAAAAGATATTAAAGAAGCATATCAATCAGAAAGATTTAAAAAAGTATTAGATAAAGAAAATAAAGATGATTATTGGAAAATACCTAAACAATAAAACGTAAACGCAATAAAGTGAAATATTAATAAAATAAGCTGAAATCGAATATATTCGATTTCAGCTTATTTCTTTTTATTTGCTTTTTTACGGTCACTGTTACGATTTATAAAGGCTGCAATTAAAAATAAAATTGAGGCTAAAGTAAATTGAATACCGGGTTGACCACTAATTTGGAGACCTAAGCCGATTATTAAAGAGGCTATAGCTAATCCTACTAGTGCTTTTGTAATTGTAGACATAATATATACTCCTTTTCTTAAATTTTATTATATCAATTTTATATTGTAATCCAAAATAATGAGTCTATATGAAAATAAATGATGAAATTAAGTAAACACACTTTTAATTTTCATAATTCTCGTCTAGTATAGAAGTATCATAACAATGAAAGAGGATGACTTTCTATGAACCCACTAGCTTTAGAATTAAATGAACAATTGAAAAAAGAATATCCAGTACTATTAGATATGCTTTCTGATTTAGGTAAATCAATTTATTATCCAAAAGGTATTTTATCACAATCTGGGGAAGCAAAAGGCACTAAATATAATGCTACTATTGGTATGGCTACAACAGATGAAGGTATTATGTATACAGATGCATTATATAACCAGTTTGGAGATCAAGATCCAAGTGATATTTTCCCATACTCTCCGCCTCAAGGTGACGAGCGTTTACGTACGCTTTGGGAAAAGAAAATTTTAAATGATAATCCGGATTTGAGTGCTCATAATATTTCTAAACCAGTTGTAACGAATGCTTTGACACATGGTTTATCATTAGCTGGAGACTTATTTGTGGATGCGCAAGATACAATTTTGTTACCTGAACATAATTGGGGTAACTATAAATTAGCATTCGGTGTAAGACACAGTGCTAACATAGAAACTTATCAAGCTTTTAAAGAAGATGGAAGCTTTACATTAGAATATTTCAAACGTGCGCTAGAGAATTATAATAAAGAAAAAGTCGTATTAGTATTGAATTTCCCTAATAATCCAACAGGTTATACACCAGTTGTTGAAGAAGTAGAGGAAATGGTTGAAGCGATTAAAAATTTAGCTGACAAAGGCACACAAGTTATCACTTTAGTAGATGATGCTTATTATGGATTGTTCTTTGAAGATGTTTATAAACAATCTGTGTTTACAGCATTAACAGAGCTAGACCATGACCATGTTATGCCAGTTAAAATTGATGGCGCGACTAAAGAGTATTTTGCTTGGGGATTCCGCGTAGGATTTTTAACATTTGGAAGCAAGAACGAGACAGTGAAAGATGTCTTAGTAGCTAAATTAAAAGGATTAATTAGAAGTAATTTATCTAGTTGTTCATTACCTAGCCAAACTGCGATTATTCATGCAATGGAAGATCCTTCATTCCAATCACAAGTAGATCAAAATATTAATATTTTGAAAGAGAGATATGAAGTAACGAAAGAAGTTGCATATCGTGATGAGTATAAAGAACTATGGACACCTTACGCATTTAATTCAGGTTACTTTATGGCTATAAAAGTAAACGATGTAGATCCAGAAGAATTGAGATTACATTTAATTAATAAATATAGTATTGGCATTATTGCTTTAAACAAAACAGATATCCGTATTGCATTTAGTTGTATTGAAAAAAGAGATATCGAACATGTATTTGAATCGATTGCAGATGCAATTAAAGACTTAAAATAATCATTAAAATAGAGTGTATATAACATAACGTTATATACACTCTATTTTTTTATGTTTACAAACATTGTTATATCAATGTTAAATGGGTATTTTAATTGGTTTATTGACAACTGTGTATATAGTGTATATACTGTTTATACACACATTGAAAGAGGGAGGTTTAACATGAAGATTCTTTTACAAAATAATAGCAATCGGCCAATATATGAGCAAATTAAAGAACAAATTAAAGCTCATATCCTTCAAGGTAAGATAGAACCTGGTGCTTCATTGCCTTCCATGAGAGAGCTAGCAAGCGATTTAGGGGTAAGTTTAATTACGACTAAACGAGCTTATGTTGATTTAGAACAAGAACAATTCGTCACAACGATTAGAGGAAAAGGGACGTTTGTTAAATCACAAGATCCATCTATTATGAAAGAAAAGCAGTTCATCGTTATTGAAGATTTAGCTAAAGAGTTAACTAAACAAGCTAAATTGATAGGAATGGATGCTAAAGAAATAAATGAAATCATTACTTTGATTTATGAGGAAGGTGAATAAAATGGATAATGCAATAGACGTTAAAAATTTAAAGTATCGTACTAAAAATCTAAACCTAGAAGATGTTAGTTTCGAAGTAAAAAAAGGTTATGTTACGGGCTTTATAGGTGCTAATGGTTCTGGTAAGACTACGACAATTCGCATTCTAATGGGCTTACTTAAAGAACAAAGTGGCGATTTAAAAATACTCGGAGAACATTTAGCAGCTAATCCAGTTGAAATTAAAAACAAAATTGGTTTTGTCTACTCCGAACTATATATGTATGAAAATTGGAACATCAAAACAATAGAATCAGTCGTAAGTAAATATTATAAAAATTGGGATCATGAAAAATTTAAAAATTACATTCATCAATTTCAATTATCTTATAAACAAAAGATTAAACAATTTTCTACAGGAATGAAGATGAAACTTTCTTTAGCTATTGCATTAAGTCATCATGCAGAACTGTATATATTAGACGAACCAACGTCAGGATTAGATCCAGTAGTTAGAAATGAAGTTCTAGAAATTTTACAAAAAGAATTAATTAATGAAGAAAAAACAATCTTTTTCTCAACACATATTATTTCAGATTTAGAAAAAATTGCTGATTATATTGTTTACTTAAAAAACGGTTCAATCGTTATTAATGAAAGTGTAGAATATCTAACGGAAAATTATAAAATTGTTAAAGGTGACCAATCTATACTAGATGATGAATTAAGGGAATTGTTAATAAGTGTAAAAGAAACGAAAACTGGCTTTTCAGGATTAACGAAAGAAAGCTCAGTATTTGTTGAATTATTTGGAAATGAAATTGTTGTCGAAACACCTTCTATTGAAGATATCATGGTGAGGATTGAAAAAGACCAATTCGACAAGGAAGTGGTTTAAATGAAAGCAATTTTTTATCGGAATTTTCAGTATGAAAAAGGATACTACTTATTATATTTAACGTGTTTTATATTGACAACCTTTGCTAATTTTACAATTTCATATGAAAGTGCTGCAATTTTAAATTTTGTTCCTATATATTTTGTTGCAATTGTTTCAGTTCACTGTATTAATCAAGCAATATTATTAAATAAACAAAGCAGCCAAATTTTTTATAATAGTTTGCCAGTTTCTAAAATCGACATCGTAAAAGCACATTATTTATACAATTTAATGCTGACGGTCATTTCCTTTATAATGATCATTATTATAGCAATATTTAAACACGATACAATATTTTTACAAGCTGCGATATTTATTGTAGCTACTAATCTGTTTACATTAAGCATTGTATATCCAGTGGTTACTCATATTAATAATAATCAATTAGGCGCATGGATATTAATAGCTATGTACGGCATGTTTACAATGTTATATTTTGGTGTTTATTCGAATCGTTCATATCCATTTTCAGACGTTTTAGGTTGGAAAATATTTTTATATTTCACACCATCAATATTATTCACGTTTGCTGTGATTACTTGGATTATTCAGTTCAACAAAGCTATCCATAAAGCGAAGCAAGACAATGTCACGATTTATGGAGGTATATCATGAAAGCAATATTATATCGAAACTTAATTTTATTAAAACCATACTTATATACATTATTAGTCATTATTTTAATGTCATCGGTGTTAATTGTACTGCCAATGGAGAACTTTTTTAAAATCGCTATTTTAAGTATGTTAGTATTGACCCTTCATATTGTTTTCTTAGTTTCATCTTATTATCTTTTTATAAGGATTAATAAGAATCATTCAGAGTATACATTTTTAAGTTTACCTGTAAAACAGTCAACGGTGATCAACACACATTATTTAACGGCATTAATATTAATTTTATTAATACAAATTGCGCTAGGACTATTATCGGCAATCGCTTTATTATTTAAAGGAAGCGGAATAGAACTAACGTATGATGTTTATGGTATGTCTTTTAATATCGCAAGTAATTTGTTAACGATTAGTTTGATATTACCATTTGGAGAATATAAAAGATTGCTGAGAATTCCACTTATATTTTGGATGATTATAGTAGGTGCTATTATTCCAAATTTAGTTCAATATATCGATTATGTATTGAGTTGGTTCTCAATTCATACAACAGTATTTGCAAAACATGATATGGCGATTTATTTAAGTTTCTCTATTATTTTGTTTATAGTGGCTTATGTAATAGCAATTAGAAAAGCTCAAAAAAATACGATTACAATTTAAAAAAGAGGTGAAGCATTATGGAATTAAATCAAATACAGAAACATTACGGAAAACAACACGTATTAAAAAATATCGATTTTGAATTTGGTGAAAGCCAAATTGTTGGTTTAATCGGTAAAAATGGAGTTGGTAAAACAACATTAATGAAAATTATGAATGAGAATATCGTAAAATATGATGGTTCTTTTAAAAAAGAAAGTAATGCTAAAGTTGGCTATTTAATAGAAAACCCTAAACTATATTTGAATAAAACGGGTTATTATAATTTAAACTTTTTTAGAAATGTTTTAGGTACGCAAGTAGATGATCAATATATTAATCAACTAATAGAATCGTTTGGCATTAAGCCGTATATTCATAAAAAAGTTAAAAAGTATTCAATGGGTATGAAACAAAAGTTATCTATAGCAGTTGCTTTAATGAATAAACCACAGTATTTAATCTTAGATGAACCAACGAATGGTATGGATCCAGACGGTTCGATTGACGTCTTAAAAACTTTGGAACGCGTGAGTAAAGAATTAAATATTAAAGTCTTAATATCGAGTCATAAATTAGAAGATATCGAGCTCATATGTGATAGAACAGTATTTATGAAAGATGGCTCTATTGTTGAAGATTACAATATGAAAGATGAGTCAACAGATGTGACGAAGTTTACATTTGATCATAAAGACTATAATGAAGCACTTAATGTGTTAACAATGAACTATAAAGTCGTAACGAGCAATAAGCAAGAAGGCGTCATTTCTGTAGAGGCATTGCAAGATTATCAGAATGTACTAAAACATCTTAACGAAAAACAAGTTTATCCTAAGTTTATTAAAAATAATAAAACAACGCTTAGAGATCAATACTTTAATATCAATAAAGGAGTTGAAGCATAATGAATATTGGACAACTTGTGAAATATGACTTAACTAGAATATTTAGAAGTCCTTTAGGATATTTAGGTTTTTTAATTTCAATACTTCCTGGTCTAGGTATCATTCTTTCAGTTAAAACATTGGATGGACCTTTTACTGCTGAAGTTGTTATGGTAATGTTCTTCGTATTTGGTGGGCTCGTAATGCTTATGTTCGCTATAAGAACAATTGTACGTGACATGCAATACGGTACGATTCAATTGTTTTTAAATTCAAGAACAAATAGAATAAAGTATTTATATGCTAAGTTGATATCTGCGATTGGTATCGTAGTGATATTTACTATTTTGGGAACGCTCCTTATATTGTTATCTACTTCTATAATTGGTGCAGGAAATTTAAGTGCTTCTGATTTTCTAAAAATGTTCGGTGAATTCATTTTAATCATGCTATTTTATGTGACGTTATTAAATATATTAAATTTATTGACTGGTAAGTCAGCAATTGTTTATACGGCAACGATACTATGTATTATTTTCTTGCCTACTATATTTGATGCATTTATATTTATTCCAGAAATAGGTGAAGATTTAGCGAAAATGATGCAATATAACCCATTAGATTTCTTACCGAAAATTTTAAACCAAGGTTTGTTATCAATGAAGGCATCTCAAATTTGGATTTCAATTGCTTGTATAGCTATTTTTACAGCTATTAATCATTTCATTATAAGAAATAAGAATATATAATGGTTTATCCCTCATTTCTATGTTAAATTTAACATATTAGATATATGAATGAGGGATATTTTTTGGGTAAAAAATTTGTTAAATATTATATTATAATTGGGATACTGTGTATTATCGGGAGTTTCTTTTTCGAAGGTACACCTCAATCATTAATGATTGGTGCAGGATTAGGATTTTTCCTTACAGCAATTTTAGCTAAATTTGAAAAAGAAGATAAAGTAGATGAGCATCCAGACAAAACTAAAAACGAACAAGATAAAAAGTAACTGCTACGTTGTGTAGTAGTTACTTTTTATGAAATTGGGGTGAATATATGTTACGTAGTTTATTATTTAAAAAATTAGAACAAAAAGAACAGGATATGATTAATCATTATAAATATTTACATCAATATCCAGAGCCATCATTTAATGAAGCGAAAACGTCTCAATATATTGAATCTTTTTATAATGACAAAGATGTTGTCATACATAAACGTATTGGTGGTAATTATGGATTAATTGTAGAAATAGAAGGAAGCCTACCAGGTAGAACAATTGCGCTTAGAGCAGATTTCGATGCTTTAAATATTAGTGAAGATACCGGTTTATCATTTTCCTCTAAGCATGATGGATGGATGCATGCATGTGGTCACGATGCACATACTGCTTATTTAATGGTGCTTGCCGAGAGTTTAATAGAGTTAAAGGATCATTTGCCAGGAAAAGTAGTGATTATACATCAGCACGCTGAAGAATTAGCACCAGGCGGAGCAATTGATATGTTAAATTCGGGATACTTAAATGATGTTGATGAAATTTATGGCATACACTTATTTCCAGACTACACGCCAGACGTCATTTCATATAGAAAAGGTCCTACTATGGGAGGACGTTCATTATTCCATTTAAAAGTAATAGGTAAAGGTGGACATGGTTCTAGTCCACATTTAGCGAATGATGCGATCATGGCTGCAAGTACTTTTGTAACGAATGTACAAACTGTCGTTTCTAGAAGATTAAATCCGTTTGATATGGGTGTCGTTACAATTAGTTCGTTTAATGGTTTAGGATCTTTAAATGTTATTCAAGAGAGTGTTGAATTAGCTGGTGATGTAAGATATATGGAAAGTCGCATCGGTCATCAAATACATGATGAAATCGTGCAGTTAATAGAAGGATTAGAAGAAACATTTAATATTAAATGTGAGTTTAACTATGAATTAGATTGCATTCCTTTAATCAATCACTATAAGCAAACTGATTATTTAGTTGATATTTTAGCAACAAGTCAAGGAGATTATTTTGAATCATTAAAAGAACATGAGCAACTTACGAGTTCTGAAGACTTTGCGAGCTATTTGGAAAAAATTCCAGGAACATTTTTCTTTATAGGTTGCAAACCCTATGGTGTTGATGAAGCTTTTTATAACCATAGCCCTAAATTTATCGTTAATGAAGATGCTTTATTAACAGCAAGTAAAGCATTAGGGGAAGTAGTTCTAAATAGATTATCTATAGAATAGTATGAGCATGACACACTAACAAAGCGTTAGTGTGTTTTTTTATAAAAAATTTAACAGAAACCGTTTACAAAACTTCAGAAAACGTTTACAATAACTTGTATACAAGTATACGGAAGGTTTGGAGGTATTTTATGAAGCATCATTATCATTATCCAAGTGACTGGTTAAAACATCGTTCAACAGGAGAGCAAGTGGCGAGTGAACTGAGGTTAGCTATTATAAGTAAAGAAATAGCAGAAGGTGAAAAATTAAGCGAAAACAAAATTGCTCAACAGTTTGAAGTCAGTCGATCGCCAGTTAGAGATGCACTTAAATTACTTCAACAAGATGGACTCATTTCTCTTGAGAGAATGGGAGCTATCGTCACTGGTTTATCAAATACAAATCAAACAGAAATATACGATATAAGATTGATGCTAGAGTCATTCGTCTTTGAAAGACTGCAACTAGAAAATAATATCGAAGTTATTAAACAACTCAATAAAATCTTGAAAATGATGACAGTAGCAGTTGAATTTAAAGATGCGGATGAATTTACAAGATTAGATTTACAATTTCATGAATCGATGATTACAGCAATTAATCATCAATATATTGAAATAATATGGTACAACTTAACGCCAGTGATGGAATGTTTAATTCTAGTATCGATGAGACAAAGAATGCAGAATGAACCAGAAGATTTCGAAAGAGTTATTCATAATCATCAAGTCTATATTGAAGCTATAGAAACGAAAGATAGAAATAAGATGAAAGAAGCTTTCCACTTAAACTTTGATGATGTAGATGAACAAATAGATGTGCTATGGAATTCACAAACAAATATAGAAAGAAAGTAGGATTTTATAATGAAATACATGATTGGTATAGATATCGGTACGACGAGTACTAAAGCTGTTATATATGATGAAGCAGGAAACTTTTTAAATAAACATAGTATAGAATATCCAATGTCTACACCTGAAATTGGAGTTGCTGAAGAGAATCCAGCAGAGATTTTTGATGCAGTGCTATTTACAGTAAAAAAAGTTATTAGAGAAACGGGTGCAGAGGCAAAAGATATTAAATTGTTAAGTTTTAGTAGCGCAATGCACAGTTTAATCGCTATGGATAAAGACAATCAACCTTTAACGGAATGTATAACATGGGCTGATAATAGAGCAAGAGAATATGCAGATATGATTAATGAGCAACATAATGGTATAGAAATTTATAAAAGAACCGGTACACCTATACATCCGATGTCACCACTATCAAAAATTTATTGGTTAAAACATGAGCATGAAGATATATACAACCAAACTAAAAAATGGATTGATATTAAATCTTATGTATTCTATCAGTTATTTGAAGAGTACGTGATGGATCATTCTATAGGTTCTGCAACAGGTATGATGAATTTAGAATCATTAAGTTGGGATAAAGAAGTCATGTCTTTACTTGGTATTGATGAATCTAAATTACCTAATCTCGTATCTACTACGCATATTATGAAAAATATTAACAAAAAATATGCAGATTTTATGGGCATAAGTGAAAATACACCAATCGTTATAGGTGCTTCTGATGGTGTCCTTTCCAACCTAGGCGTAAATAGTTATCGAGAAGGTGAAGTTGCCGTAACAATCGGTACAAGTGGTGCGATTAGAACAATTATCGACAAACCAAAGACAGATGATAAAGGTAGAATATTTTGTTACGTATTAACGGAAGATCATTATTGTATCGGCGGACCGGTCAATAACGGCGGAGTTGTCTTAAGATGGTTAAGAGATGAGTTGTTAGCAAGTGAAGTAGAAACGGCTAAACGTTTAGGTGTGGATTCTTATGACGTATTAACTAAAATTGCGAGCAGAGTTAAACCTGGTGCTAACGGCTTAATATTCCATCCTTATCTAGCCGGGGAACGTGCACCATTATGGAATGCAAATGCGAGAGGTAGTTATTTCGGTTTAACGTTATCTCATAAAAAAGAACATATGATTCGTGCAGCATTAGAAGGCGTTCTTCTTAACTTATATACAGTATACCTTGCTTTAGTTGAAGTGATGGATAAATCACCAGAACAAATTAAGGCGACTGGGGGATTTGCTAAAAGTGAAGTCTGGAGACAGATGATGGCAGATATTTTTGATACTTCAGTTGAAGTACCTGAAAGTTATGAAAGTTCTTGCTTAGGTGCTTGTGTATTAGGGTTAAAAGCATTAGGGGAAATAGAAGATTTTGAAGTATTAAATGATATGGTAGGTAAAACGTATCAACACGAACCAAATCAAGAAAATGTTGATATTTATCAATCACTTATACCAATTTATATCAATTTAAGTCGTAAATTAACTGAAGAATACGATTTAATTTCAGAATTTCAAGCAACACATTCATAAGGAGATGTTAATATGTTTACAGAAATTGCACCATTATTAATAGTAGCAGTAGCGATTGTATTATTATTAGGTTTAATTATGTGGTTAAAACTTAACACTTTTGTATCGTTAATTATTACGGCAATCGTAACAGGTATTATGTTAGGAATGCCATTGAGTAAAGTTATTGCCACAATTGAAACAGGTATGGGATCTACGCTTGGTCATATCGCTTTAATATTTGGTTTAGGGGCGATGTTAGGTAAGTTATTAGCAGATGGTGGTGGTGCAACGAGAATTGCTCACACACTTATTGATAAATTTGGTCAAAAGCGTATTCAATGGGCAGTTGTCACGGCATCATTTATTATCGGTATCGCTTTATTCTTTGAAGTAGGATTAGTCTTATTAATTCCAATCGTATTTACAATAGCTAAAGAATCAAAAGTATCTACATTATTCTTAGGTATTCCTATGACAGCAGCATTATCAGTCACACATGGCTTTTTACCACCACATCCAGGTCCGGTAATGATTGCTAAAGAATATGGAGCAGACATTGGTCAAGTACTATTATTCGGGTTTATTGTAGCGATACCCGTTACAATTATTGCTGGTCCAATCTTTACTAAATTCGCTAGGAAAGTTATCCCAGAAGCATTTTCGAAATCAGGAGATTTAGCTTCTCTAGGAAAACAAAAATCATTTAAAATAGAAGATACACCTGGTTTTGCAATTTCAGCATTAACAGCTTTATTACCAGTATTTATCATGCTTATTTCAACTGTTGTAGATTTATTAACAGGTTCACCAGAGAATCCATCAGGCATTTTAGGATTTATTAGTTTCTTAGGTGAAGCGGGTACGGCAATGTTAATTTCAGTCTTGTTTGCCATCTATTCAATGGGTGTTAAAAGAGGACATAAAATTACAGAGGTAATGGACACGTTAACAAACGCTATTTATCCAATTGGTATGATGTTATTGATCATTGGTGGTGGCGGTGCCTTCAAACAAATCTTAATAGATGGTGGTGTAGGTAAAACTGTAGAAGAATTATTTACGGGAACAGCAATGTCACCAATATTACTTGCTTGGATTGTTGCAGCAGTATTAAGATTGGCACTTGGTTCTGCAACTGTTGCTGCTATTTCAACTGTAGGTATTGTAATGCCTCTATTAGAAGCATCAGATGTTAACCTTGCTTTAGTTGTTTTAGCAACAGGTGCAGGTAGTGTTATTGCATCTCACGTAAACGATGCTGGTTTCTGGATGTTTAAAGAATATTTTGGCTTAACAATGAAAGAAACATTCTTATCATGGACACTATTAGAAACAGTTATTTCAGTATCAGGTATCATTTTCATACTATTCATTAGTTTGTTTGTATAAAAGGAAAGAATAATGAAAGAGAATCTGGGATATCATTCTCTTTCTCAAAATAAATCACCCAATCCGTGAGATACACTTTTGGATTGGGTGATTTTTATATTGCTGATTTAGTAAAGTACATGCTTGCCTAGGGGTATGAGCAAATAGTATTTCTAGTTCGTTGAAAAACACCGTTCTAGCAATAATACAAAGTTGAATTCAACAATGTCTTTAACAGTTAGGCATTCCTAACTGTTAAAATAACTGGTTATAAATACACTTAAGAAATTAAACATTTGAGTTAAGAAGGAATACACAAAAAATCCTACAGTGCTGATATACTTTAGTCATAGATAACACATCACGAAGCACAATACATTCAATTCCTCAAAACTATTTCGTATATGTTTTTCATGATTGTAAATGACTTTGTGTAGAACGTGTTTAGATAGTTATCTGTAATTGTAACGTTGAAATGGATCATATAATGATTCAAGCTATTTTTATAAGGTTTCCCGGCTTTATAAAAATACATGTTTCCTTAATTAATAACCCTTCCCCGAAAAGCGCTCGTTAATTCCCGGACGAGCGCTTTTCACTTGCAGATTTTTACGTGTTAACTTTAGTAACATAGATTTTTAAGTTTTATAAAAATAAAGTAAAATAAACTCATCGATCCATGGGGATGGTGAGAGATGTTACTATGAGTAATAGGGTAGTATACATATATAGCTAATATAATATTTGAGTTTAGGACATAAATCCTAACTTAAAATAAAACACCCAATCCGTTGGAATTATTTTCGGATTGGGTGTTTTTATATTGCTGATTTTGTAAAGTGCTGACGCCCGGGGGAATAGTATGAGTGAGAGACTACAGGCTCGAGCCATACCCCT
This portion of the Mammaliicoccus vitulinus genome encodes:
- a CDS encoding ABC-2 transporter permease: MKAIFYRNFQYEKGYYLLYLTCFILTTFANFTISYESAAILNFVPIYFVAIVSVHCINQAILLNKQSSQIFYNSLPVSKIDIVKAHYLYNLMLTVISFIMIIIIAIFKHDTIFLQAAIFIVATNLFTLSIVYPVVTHINNNQLGAWILIAMYGMFTMLYFGVYSNRSYPFSDVLGWKIFLYFTPSILFTFAVITWIIQFNKAIHKAKQDNVTIYGGIS
- a CDS encoding methylated-DNA--[protein]-cysteine S-methyltransferase, with translation MTLYQKVIQTKAGDMLAIANETHLLMLHFINKPTIKDELQIVKQQLNTEILLTSNDILDNLELELNKYFNGKLNSFSTPIMFNFGTPFQQKVWRALCEIPYGETISYKQLAENIGQPTAFRAVANANGRNFLTILVPCHRVIAADGSIGGYSSGIERKELLLEIENNKNNTQCI
- the pmtC gene encoding phenol-soluble modulin export ABC transporter ATP-binding protein PmtC — translated: MELNQIQKHYGKQHVLKNIDFEFGESQIVGLIGKNGVGKTTLMKIMNENIVKYDGSFKKESNAKVGYLIENPKLYLNKTGYYNLNFFRNVLGTQVDDQYINQLIESFGIKPYIHKKVKKYSMGMKQKLSIAVALMNKPQYLILDEPTNGMDPDGSIDVLKTLERVSKELNIKVLISSHKLEDIELICDRTVFMKDGSIVEDYNMKDESTDVTKFTFDHKDYNEALNVLTMNYKVVTSNKQEGVISVEALQDYQNVLKHLNEKQVYPKFIKNNKTTLRDQYFNINKGVEA
- the pmtB gene encoding phenol-soluble modulin export ABC transporter permease subunit PmtB, with the translated sequence MKAILYRNLILLKPYLYTLLVIILMSSVLIVLPMENFFKIAILSMLVLTLHIVFLVSSYYLFIRINKNHSEYTFLSLPVKQSTVINTHYLTALILILLIQIALGLLSAIALLFKGSGIELTYDVYGMSFNIASNLLTISLILPFGEYKRLLRIPLIFWMIIVGAIIPNLVQYIDYVLSWFSIHTTVFAKHDMAIYLSFSIILFIVAYVIAIRKAQKNTITI
- a CDS encoding MetQ/NlpA family ABC transporter substrate-binding protein gives rise to the protein MKKNILLLLTLVLSIVLAACGNEDKDKKEITVATSPGPYSELFLKGIKPELEDKGYTVKDKDFTELLQADVALQEGSVDVNVDQHKAYMDTFNKERDAKLTNITKIPTVPAQIFSNKNKDIKSIKSGDTIAIPQDPSNTARAYRLLEKAGWIKLDADKDDITITKKDISENPKNLKIKTMDLANIPRILDEVDYAVIPGSIVYASKVDPSKGLLKEDLVDDLYLQVVVNVENKDEQWVKDIKEAYQSERFKKVLDKENKDDYWKIPKQ
- a CDS encoding aminotransferase class I/II-fold pyridoxal phosphate-dependent enzyme produces the protein MNPLALELNEQLKKEYPVLLDMLSDLGKSIYYPKGILSQSGEAKGTKYNATIGMATTDEGIMYTDALYNQFGDQDPSDIFPYSPPQGDERLRTLWEKKILNDNPDLSAHNISKPVVTNALTHGLSLAGDLFVDAQDTILLPEHNWGNYKLAFGVRHSANIETYQAFKEDGSFTLEYFKRALENYNKEKVVLVLNFPNNPTGYTPVVEEVEEMVEAIKNLADKGTQVITLVDDAYYGLFFEDVYKQSVFTALTELDHDHVMPVKIDGATKEYFAWGFRVGFLTFGSKNETVKDVLVAKLKGLIRSNLSSCSLPSQTAIIHAMEDPSFQSQVDQNINILKERYEVTKEVAYRDEYKELWTPYAFNSGYFMAIKVNDVDPEELRLHLINKYSIGIIALNKTDIRIAFSCIEKRDIEHVFESIADAIKDLK
- the pmtA gene encoding phenol-soluble modulin export ABC transporter ATP-binding protein PmtA, whose amino-acid sequence is MDNAIDVKNLKYRTKNLNLEDVSFEVKKGYVTGFIGANGSGKTTTIRILMGLLKEQSGDLKILGEHLAANPVEIKNKIGFVYSELYMYENWNIKTIESVVSKYYKNWDHEKFKNYIHQFQLSYKQKIKQFSTGMKMKLSLAIALSHHAELYILDEPTSGLDPVVRNEVLEILQKELINEEKTIFFSTHIISDLEKIADYIVYLKNGSIVINESVEYLTENYKIVKGDQSILDDELRELLISVKETKTGFSGLTKESSVFVELFGNEIVVETPSIEDIMVRIEKDQFDKEVV
- the pmtR gene encoding PSM export ABC transporter transcriptional regulator PmtR, yielding MKILLQNNSNRPIYEQIKEQIKAHILQGKIEPGASLPSMRELASDLGVSLITTKRAYVDLEQEQFVTTIRGKGTFVKSQDPSIMKEKQFIVIEDLAKELTKQAKLIGMDAKEINEIITLIYEEGE